From a region of the Takifugu flavidus isolate HTHZ2018 chromosome 18, ASM371156v2, whole genome shotgun sequence genome:
- the nags gene encoding N-acetylglutamate synthase, mitochondrial isoform X2 produces the protein MAKLNSGSPGCRAVALAGKYLSSLTLPVLTRGSGQRQRRMAAPRRCMMSSDASGDAGKSPLLLHQQDSLGCLSPADRQAPTNRNLIYRDVRAFLSEVGGDPREARYWLTQFQRATATQSPAFAVLEVDSSVFESREMVQRLAFGLSFLQRMDMKPVVIMGWSEHEDLSPGEPIAGSQCTKGLVKRSKQLTEALQQHSVVVLPLFSAESFLLLQETQTGSSAPPSISVDSSLLQWSLGCGTIPLVCPVGRDGRGCSVILDSTEVTAAVSRVLKPYKVVFLNTSGGLRSQEHKVLETVLLPSNLLILSTAAWLSKAQRCRVATIARLLNQLPTESSAVITSADALLTELFSHRGSGTLFKNGDPIHRHSSLAGIDVERLLALINKSFDKTLRRDYIDSLQGRVHSIYLSEGYNAAAIITMEPVNNGTPYLDKFVVSSSKQGQGTSHLLWECIRQDLGKLFWRSRATNRINPWLLLSFACLLITCSVAILVRIIYSLLF, from the exons ATGGCGAAACTCAACAGCGGCTCCCCCGGCTGCCGGGCCGTGGCCCTGGCAGGAAAGTACCTGTCCAGCCTGACCCTCCCGGTGCTGACCCGGGGCTCCGGCCAGCGGCAGCGGAGGATGGCGGCACCTCGACGCTGCATGATGAGCTCCGACGCGTCCGGGGACGCGGGGAAAagcccgctgctgctgcatcagcaggaCTCTCTGGGCTGCCTGTCCCCCGCGGACCGACAGGCGCCGACCAACCGAAATTTGATTTACCGCGACGTCAGGGCTTTCCTGAGCGAGGTCGGCGGGGACCCCCGGGAGGCTCGGTACTGGCTGACCCAGTTCCAGAGAGCCACCGCGACGCAGTCTCCTGCCTTCGCCGTGCTGGAG GTGGACAGCTCAGTGTTTGAAAGCAGGGAAATGGTACAAAGGCTCGCTTTCGGGCTTTCCTTCCTCCAGCGGATGGACATGAAGCCTGTAGTGATAATGGGCTGGTCCGAGCACGAGGATCTCAGCCCCGGCGAGCCGATAGCAGGCTCTCAGTGCACCAAGGGGCTGGTGAAGCGGAGCAAGCAGCTAACGGAGGCTCTCCAGCAACACTCTGTCGTGGTCCTGCCACTTTTCTCCGCTGagtccttcctcctgctgcaggaaacCCAAACTGGAAGCAG TGCCCCACCTTCCATCAGTGTGGACAGCAGTCTCCTCCAGTGGAGTCTGGGCTGTGGGACGATCCCATTGGTTTGTCCAGTGGGGAGGGATGGTCGAGGTTGTTCAGTCATCTTGGATTCCACAGAGgttacagcagctgtttcccGAGTCCTGAAACCCTATAAAGTCGTGTTTCTGAACACTTCAGGGGGGCTCCGCAGTCAAGAACACAAG GTTCTGGAGACGGTGTTGTTGCCCAGCAACCTGCTTATTTTGTCCACAGCAGCATGGCTGAGCAAAGCGCAACGCTGCCGCGTGGCCACCATAGCCAGGCTGCTCAATCAGCTGCCGACGGAGTCGTCTGCAGTGATCACGTCTGCAGACGCACTGCTCACGGAGCTCTTCAGTCACAGAG GGTCTGGGACTCTCTTTAAAAATGGGGACCCCATACATCG acACAGTTCTCTGGCTGGGATCGATGTGGAACGCCTTCTGGCTCTCATCAACAAGTCCTTTGATAAAACGTTGAGGCGAGACTACATCGACTCTCTGCAGGGACGCGTGCACTCCATCTACCTGTCTGAAGG CTACAACGCAGCAGCCATCATCACCATGGAGCCGGTGAACAACGGAACCCCGTACCTGGATAAGTTTGTGGTGAGCAGCAGTAAACAGGGCCAGGGCACCAGTCACCTCCTGTGGGAATGCATCAGACAGGACCTGGGCAAACTGTTCTGGAGGTCACGAGCCACCAACAGGATCAATCCCTG